From Solibacillus isronensis, the proteins below share one genomic window:
- a CDS encoding IS3 family transposase, with protein MIYAFIEKHKNDFGIAMMCKVLMVSKSGYYDWRKKQIQPLSEKEVRDTEIARQIHRSYARSFGTYGSPRIAQDLASLGYVCSQKKIANMMRNLGLSAIIPKTVQRTTDSNHHQFIYPNLVKRQFQVKEKNKVWVADITYIRTLEGWVYLASIMDLYSRKIVGWAIADHMEETLVDQALKHALAVRKPEKGLVHHSDRGAQYCATSYTRTLKEHGIKISMSRKGDPYDNACIESFHATIKKEWIYRNRFESKKEARKSVESYIVNFYNERRRHSTIGYLSPNQFERNQQESVCQNAS; from the coding sequence GTGATTTATGCCTTCATTGAAAAGCATAAAAACGACTTTGGCATTGCGATGATGTGTAAAGTATTGATGGTTTCAAAAAGCGGGTATTATGATTGGCGTAAAAAACAGATACAGCCCTTATCGGAAAAAGAAGTACGTGATACAGAGATTGCCCGTCAGATTCATCGATCGTATGCGAGGAGTTTTGGTACATATGGTAGCCCTCGAATTGCGCAAGACTTAGCGAGTTTAGGTTATGTCTGTTCGCAAAAGAAAATTGCGAATATGATGCGAAACCTTGGGTTAAGTGCCATAATCCCGAAAACTGTTCAACGAACAACGGATTCCAATCACCATCAATTTATTTATCCGAATCTAGTCAAACGTCAATTTCAAGTAAAAGAGAAAAATAAAGTATGGGTCGCAGATATAACTTATATCCGAACACTGGAGGGGTGGGTGTATCTTGCGTCAATCATGGATTTATATTCTCGTAAAATCGTCGGCTGGGCCATCGCAGATCATATGGAAGAAACATTAGTAGATCAAGCCTTGAAGCATGCTTTAGCAGTTCGAAAACCCGAGAAGGGATTAGTTCATCATTCAGATCGAGGCGCACAATATTGTGCCACAAGCTATACAAGAACTTTAAAAGAACATGGAATTAAAATTAGCATGAGTCGTAAAGGAGATCCCTATGACAATGCGTGTATCGAATCCTTCCACGCCACAATCAAAAAAGAATGGATCTATCGTAACCGTTTCGAATCCAAAAAAGAAGCAAGAAAGAGCGTGGAGTCATATATCGTAAACTTTTACAATGAACGACGACGTCATTCAACAATCGGTTATTTATCACCAAACCAATTTGAGAGAAATCAACAGGAGTCTGTTTGTCAAAATGCCTCATAA
- a CDS encoding EamA family transporter — translation MKNKRMIGFLLVVSGSFFWGIGGTMAQQLFSLGIEVNWLVSTRLVIAGILLLIAQAIFKDRGQIFKIWREKRNAFRLFVFAIIGMLGVQYTYMASIKEGNAAVATLLQYLAPVMIIIWVTVRGLSKFTKKDAVTIVLALSGSFFLLTNGSLSAFAVPLPAIIWGLLSGVTLAFYTLYVIPLLKRFDSLVVVGWAMFIAGLTMSFVQPPWDVDVSVWTSATVFYLVIVIIFGTMLAFWFYIESLQTLTAKETSLLGNIEPLTAVLATVLWLKEPFGGFQWLGTSLILVMMIYIALKADREKVEDEAVDV, via the coding sequence ATGAAAAACAAACGAATGATTGGCTTTTTATTAGTTGTGAGTGGCAGTTTTTTCTGGGGTATCGGCGGAACGATGGCACAACAACTGTTTTCTCTTGGCATTGAAGTGAACTGGCTTGTGTCAACACGCCTTGTCATTGCCGGTATTCTTCTTTTAATTGCCCAGGCAATATTTAAAGATCGGGGGCAAATTTTCAAGATTTGGCGTGAGAAACGAAATGCATTCCGCTTATTCGTTTTTGCGATTATTGGAATGCTGGGGGTTCAGTATACATATATGGCTTCGATTAAAGAAGGCAATGCAGCGGTCGCAACATTATTGCAATACTTGGCACCGGTCATGATTATTATTTGGGTAACGGTGCGTGGCCTGTCCAAATTCACGAAAAAAGATGCGGTAACAATTGTGCTAGCTCTTAGCGGAAGCTTCTTTTTATTAACAAATGGTTCACTTTCCGCATTTGCTGTACCGCTCCCTGCAATTATTTGGGGGTTATTGTCCGGTGTGACGTTGGCATTTTATACACTCTATGTCATTCCACTATTAAAACGCTTCGACTCGCTTGTCGTTGTTGGCTGGGCGATGTTTATAGCGGGATTGACAATGAGTTTTGTGCAGCCTCCATGGGATGTGGATGTATCGGTTTGGACAAGCGCGACAGTATTTTATTTAGTAATTGTGATTATTTTTGGCACGATGCTGGCATTCTGGTTTTACATTGAAAGCCTACAAACTCTTACTGCGAAGGAAACAAGCCTGCTTGGCAATATTGAACCGCTGACTGCCGTGCTGGCAACAGTTTTATGGCTGAAGGAACCGTTCGGCGGATTCCAGTGGCTCGGAACTTCACTGATTTTAGTGATGATGATTTATATAGCGTTGAAGGCGGATCGGGAGAAGGTTGAGGATGAGGCAGTAGACGTTTGA
- a CDS encoding YqhV family protein, giving the protein MDKALIIIIALRIMSGSIELTAAALMFKFNDLEKAFYINTLLALVGPVVLIVTTALALLGLAEKISLTRIICLFCGISLILFSLKSA; this is encoded by the coding sequence ATGGATAAGGCACTCATTATTATCATTGCTTTAAGAATTATGTCCGGAAGTATAGAATTAACGGCTGCTGCATTAATGTTTAAATTCAATGATTTAGAAAAAGCCTTTTATATTAATACGCTACTAGCCCTGGTCGGTCCGGTTGTCTTAATTGTGACAACAGCACTAGCATTGCTTGGCCTGGCAGAAAAAATTTCGCTGACACGAATAATATGTCTTTTCTGCGGGATTTCCCTCATACTTTTTAGTTTAAAATCTGCATGA
- a CDS encoding MFS transporter has product MDKNKGHVSIWCIVSLTSIPLIMTLGNSMLIPVLPILEDKVGITSFQSSMIITSYSVAAIFLIPVAGYLSDRFGRKVVILPSLILALIGGLIAGFASWKMDDPYTMIIIGRIIQGIGAAGAMPIVLPLVGDLYQDDDEKISSTLGIIETSNTFGKVLSPILGSVFAAILWFLPFFSISALSLISIALIFFFVKVPKDKDEPLKFKEFIRNTKEVFKDEGKWLYTVFLNGVLVMLILFGMLFFLSENLEKVHDIKGIKKGFVLAIPLLLLCISSYISGRKIKGDLNRIKKIIIFSLIAMSVSIIFVGFTSKKLILLLIVTSVVGIAIGALLPALDTIITDNIRKELRGTVSSFYSSARFIGVAAGPPIMSLVMKEHLNISYITAGILGFILLFFVIKFIKVEDIEPKEIT; this is encoded by the coding sequence ATGGATAAAAATAAGGGACATGTAAGTATATGGTGTATTGTAAGTCTGACTTCTATTCCTCTCATCATGACTTTAGGAAATTCAATGCTTATTCCAGTGCTCCCAATACTAGAAGACAAAGTCGGAATTACATCATTTCAATCGAGCATGATCATTACAAGCTATTCAGTCGCAGCAATTTTTCTTATTCCCGTAGCAGGCTATTTATCTGACCGCTTTGGCCGGAAAGTCGTCATATTACCGAGTCTGATCTTAGCTTTAATCGGCGGACTAATCGCAGGTTTTGCTTCATGGAAAATGGATGACCCTTACACAATGATTATTATCGGCAGGATCATTCAAGGTATAGGTGCTGCCGGAGCGATGCCAATTGTTTTACCTCTTGTAGGTGACCTTTATCAAGATGACGATGAAAAAATCAGTTCAACTTTAGGGATAATAGAAACTTCAAATACGTTCGGAAAAGTATTGAGTCCTATTTTAGGCTCAGTTTTTGCTGCTATATTATGGTTCCTTCCGTTCTTTTCTATATCAGCACTCAGTTTAATTTCCATTGCACTTATATTCTTCTTTGTTAAAGTACCTAAAGATAAGGATGAACCTTTGAAGTTTAAGGAATTTATACGTAATACAAAGGAAGTTTTTAAAGACGAAGGAAAATGGTTGTATACGGTATTCCTTAACGGTGTCCTTGTTATGCTCATATTATTCGGCATGTTATTTTTCTTATCAGAAAACCTGGAAAAAGTTCATGATATTAAAGGGATTAAGAAAGGTTTTGTACTGGCCATCCCGCTTTTACTTCTCTGTATTTCTTCTTATATTTCCGGTCGGAAAATTAAAGGAGATTTAAACAGAATTAAGAAAATTATTATATTTTCCTTGATTGCAATGTCTGTCAGCATTATCTTTGTCGGGTTCACAAGCAAAAAACTCATCCTTTTGCTGATTGTCACAAGTGTAGTCGGAATAGCTATCGGTGCTCTATTGCCTGCGCTTGACACCATTATTACGGATAATATTAGAAAAGAATTACGTGGTACTGTATCCTCATTCTATAGTTCTGCGAGATTCATCGGTGTTGCAGCAGGTCCGCCTATCATGTCACTTGTCATGAAAGAACACCTCAATATTAGCTATATTACTGCAGGTATATTAGGATTTATTCTTCTATTTTTCGTTATAAAGTTTATCAAAGTAGAGGATATTGAGCCAAAAGAAATAACATAG
- a CDS encoding MFS transporter gives MKKIHYSWIILAISFCSIIAAGIAMASSGVFLTPFEKEFGWNRQVISLAFGISLFFYGFAGPFMAALLQKFGLKKMMLASMGTLLIGLLLIFLMNQSWQLIIIWGVIIGLGSSLFLTVLSPYVANHWFKEKRGLATGILTASTAMGQLILLPVLATIIENYSWRWAIGLIITISSVMFFLIFLFMRNTPKEIGILPYGQTEEVEAADDQSKGNPIVLAFKGLIDAIRAKEFWLLAGSFFFCGFSTNGLVGTHFISYCISFGIPIVTAASLLSFMGVFNMVGTTLSGWLSDRIDNRWLLFWYYLFRGASLVLLPFALMEGNLTWILVFTVFYGLDWVATVPPTINLSRQIFGVHKSAIIYGWIFASHQVGAATAAYGGGMLYSYFNTYTWAFFMAGVCCVMASLFVILIKKQPRFIH, from the coding sequence TTGAAAAAAATTCATTATAGCTGGATTATTCTTGCTATATCATTCTGCTCCATTATTGCCGCCGGGATTGCGATGGCATCCTCAGGAGTTTTCTTAACTCCTTTTGAAAAAGAGTTTGGCTGGAATCGTCAAGTGATTTCTCTAGCCTTTGGAATCAGCTTGTTTTTCTACGGATTTGCTGGACCATTCATGGCAGCATTGCTCCAAAAATTCGGATTAAAGAAAATGATGCTTGCTTCAATGGGGACGTTACTGATTGGTCTTCTATTAATTTTCCTGATGAATCAATCATGGCAACTGATCATTATTTGGGGAGTAATTATCGGACTTGGCTCCAGTCTGTTTTTAACAGTTTTAAGTCCATATGTAGCAAATCACTGGTTTAAAGAAAAAAGAGGACTTGCAACAGGGATTCTGACAGCGAGTACGGCAATGGGTCAGTTAATACTCCTCCCTGTATTAGCCACAATCATCGAAAATTACTCGTGGCGATGGGCAATTGGTTTAATTATAACGATTAGTTCTGTAATGTTTTTCCTCATCTTTTTGTTTATGAGAAACACACCAAAAGAAATCGGCATCCTCCCATATGGACAGACAGAGGAAGTAGAGGCCGCGGATGATCAATCAAAAGGCAATCCCATTGTTCTCGCATTTAAAGGGTTGATCGATGCTATACGTGCTAAAGAATTTTGGTTATTGGCAGGAAGTTTCTTTTTTTGCGGCTTTTCAACAAACGGGCTTGTCGGGACTCATTTTATTTCATACTGTATCAGCTTCGGCATACCTATCGTGACTGCGGCTTCCTTGCTTTCATTTATGGGCGTTTTCAATATGGTAGGAACAACACTTTCCGGTTGGCTATCCGATCGTATTGATAATCGCTGGCTACTGTTTTGGTATTATTTGTTTAGAGGTGCTTCTCTTGTCTTGCTGCCTTTTGCGTTAATGGAAGGCAATCTGACTTGGATCCTTGTTTTCACTGTATTTTACGGATTGGATTGGGTGGCGACTGTACCGCCGACCATCAATCTTTCGAGACAAATATTTGGAGTACATAAAAGCGCGATTATTTACGGGTGGATTTTTGCATCTCACCAAGTAGGTGCCGCAACTGCCGCATATGGTGGGGGTATGTTATATTCCTATTTTAATACTTATACTTGGGCATTTTTTATGGCCGGTGTCTGCTGTGTCATGGCAAGTTTATTTGTAATATTAATAAAGAAACAGCCTCGCTTTATACATTAA
- a CDS encoding stalk domain-containing protein, with product MKKIAPLALSVLLLGTVTAYADQPTTEGTEEVEKAGTFIQHRGNITAVEQRGNAKLFTAELENNVFNFYVDDKTLVFDEHGNEVELKIGDTISLSIYADQPMILIYPPQYAPPVVIVEKDDTANSAKITQFDDNFLSDDGKLKLNLNEESVIINTKGEKVSAKELKNYSAIVFYGPTTKSIPAQAAPEKIIVFPKLEEEVENPEIAPEIQEIIGEDYKEVDGKIMVPLRIVTEELGFKVTSTGNGAVISKDALSYTITRGEKTYGHNRALKHFDVAPALLEENKTYVEYDFVKELLK from the coding sequence ATGAAAAAAATTGCACCTTTAGCATTATCTGTACTGCTACTTGGAACCGTTACTGCTTACGCTGATCAGCCAACAACAGAAGGGACTGAAGAAGTGGAAAAAGCAGGGACATTTATCCAGCACAGAGGGAATATTACTGCAGTCGAACAGAGGGGAAATGCCAAATTATTTACGGCAGAACTTGAAAACAATGTGTTCAATTTCTATGTAGATGACAAAACACTTGTTTTTGATGAACATGGCAATGAAGTGGAACTGAAAATTGGTGATACGATTTCACTTTCAATTTATGCGGATCAGCCAATGATCTTAATTTATCCTCCGCAATATGCACCACCTGTAGTGATTGTGGAAAAAGATGATACTGCCAACTCAGCAAAGATCACACAATTTGACGATAACTTCTTAAGTGATGATGGAAAGTTAAAACTGAATTTAAATGAGGAATCGGTCATTATTAATACAAAAGGCGAAAAAGTGTCTGCAAAGGAATTGAAAAACTATAGCGCAATTGTATTTTACGGACCAACAACAAAGAGTATTCCAGCACAGGCAGCACCAGAAAAAATCATTGTATTCCCAAAACTTGAAGAAGAAGTAGAAAACCCTGAAATAGCACCAGAAATACAGGAAATAATTGGAGAAGATTACAAAGAAGTCGATGGCAAAATCATGGTGCCGTTACGCATTGTCACAGAAGAACTTGGCTTTAAAGTCACTTCAACAGGAAATGGCGCGGTCATTTCAAAAGATGCTTTGTCGTACACAATTACACGTGGCGAGAAAACATATGGCCATAACCGTGCACTTAAACATTTTGACGTTGCACCAGCATTACTGGAAGAAAACAAAACATATGTAGAATATGATTTTGTTAAAGAGTTACTGAAATAA
- a CDS encoding LysE family transporter, with translation MNSIFTYIFLGITMAATFGPVKNVLLNTGLKNGFFHAWFFSLGALTTDIVYMFVVYFGVGKFIDSILLQTILWSFGCFVLLYTGIESLLTLHKIEMNSKTGKIVRLRHSLLAGLLMSLLNPITILFWLGIYGSILAKTAGIASGFDIIIISSAILLGIILVDFLYSFLSSVARKLLSINLLKTVTVISSIFMIGFGIYFGNQAFHLLF, from the coding sequence ATGAATTCAATATTTACCTATATCTTTTTAGGCATAACGATGGCCGCTACATTTGGACCTGTTAAGAACGTCCTTTTAAATACAGGTTTAAAGAACGGATTTTTTCATGCCTGGTTTTTCAGTCTTGGTGCTTTGACTACTGACATTGTCTATATGTTCGTCGTTTATTTTGGAGTGGGAAAATTCATTGATTCGATACTTTTACAAACAATACTATGGTCTTTTGGGTGCTTTGTTCTTTTGTATACAGGGATAGAAAGCTTACTCACTCTACATAAAATTGAGATGAACTCTAAAACCGGCAAAATAGTTAGATTGAGACATTCGTTATTAGCTGGATTGTTAATGTCATTGTTAAATCCGATAACAATTCTTTTTTGGCTAGGGATTTATGGATCCATCCTCGCAAAAACAGCGGGTATCGCTTCTGGATTTGACATCATAATAATAAGCAGTGCCATATTGCTCGGCATTATATTAGTTGATTTTCTATATTCATTTTTGTCCAGTGTCGCTCGCAAATTATTATCCATCAATCTATTGAAAACTGTAACGGTTATTTCATCTATCTTTATGATTGGATTCGGCATTTACTTTGGAAATCAGGCTTTTCATTTGTTATTTTAA
- a CDS encoding N-acetylmuramoyl-L-alanine amidase, whose protein sequence is MLTISAGHYGKGTGASGYMNEGEETASLVQELGKKLQQKGVKVNVIIDKQSKSQQQNLTYLVKQHNATQRELDVSIHFNSAPTQQKEGIGTEVLYVNPSISSFAQKMSTEIAKAGKFKNRGAKQRTNLAFLNGTTKKAILIEVCFVNSEQDVKLYRSNKDQIIEAIAETLKSYFPNTAPPTPTPSPPVKPTPPAPKPDPQTITSKALQQKVEAIFNEKEAVREQLKQGVQLGAFQPLWLENFDLGKLTLYDYIALTTLQFQKNNLNM, encoded by the coding sequence ATGTTAACAATTAGTGCAGGTCACTACGGAAAGGGGACAGGCGCATCAGGTTACATGAATGAAGGAGAGGAAACTGCCTCGCTTGTGCAGGAACTCGGGAAAAAATTGCAGCAAAAAGGTGTGAAGGTCAATGTAATTATCGATAAACAATCTAAAAGCCAGCAGCAAAATTTGACGTATTTAGTGAAGCAGCATAATGCAACACAACGCGAACTTGATGTCAGCATTCATTTTAATTCTGCACCCACACAGCAAAAAGAAGGGATAGGGACAGAAGTGCTGTATGTAAATCCTTCTATATCATCATTTGCGCAAAAGATGAGCACCGAAATTGCGAAAGCAGGAAAATTTAAAAATCGCGGGGCAAAACAGCGAACGAACTTGGCATTTTTAAATGGCACAACGAAAAAGGCTATTCTCATAGAAGTATGTTTTGTCAATTCAGAGCAAGATGTAAAGTTATACCGGTCCAATAAAGACCAAATAATTGAAGCAATTGCCGAGACATTGAAAAGCTATTTTCCAAATACGGCACCACCAACGCCGACACCATCACCACCAGTAAAACCGACACCACCGGCACCAAAACCGGACCCGCAAACGATTACGAGCAAGGCATTACAGCAAAAAGTGGAAGCAATTTTCAATGAAAAAGAAGCTGTACGTGAACAACTTAAACAAGGTGTACAACTAGGCGCATTTCAGCCATTATGGTTGGAAAACTTTGATCTTGGTAAATTAACGTTATACGATTATATTGCGCTCACAACATTGCAATTTCAAAAAAATAACTTGAATATGTAA